The Roseovarius indicus genome has a segment encoding these proteins:
- the purB gene encoding adenylosuccinate lyase yields the protein MIPRYSRPDMVQIWEPATKFRIWYEIEAHACDAMADLGVIPRKNAEAVWKANNVEFDVARIDEIEAVTKHDVIAFLTHLAEHVGSDEARFVHQGMTSSDVLDTCFNIQLTRAADILIADMEGLLAALKRRAFEHKMTLRVGRSHGIHAEPTTMGLTFARFYAEMERNLTRLRTARDEVATGAISGAVGTFANIDPRVEEHVCQKLGLKPEPISTQVIPRDRHAAFFATLGVVASSIENVAIEIRHMQRTEVLEGAEFFSMGQKGSSAMPHKKNPVLTENLTGLARLVRMSVIPAMENVALWHERDISHSSVERMIGPDATVTLDFALARLTGVVDKMIIFPENMLENMNKFPGLVMSQRVLLALTQAGVSREDAYAMVQRNALKVWEHRTDFKEELLADEEVCAALSKEQIEEKFDMDYHTKHVDTIFRRVFGES from the coding sequence ATGATTCCCCGCTACTCCCGCCCCGACATGGTCCAAATCTGGGAACCCGCCACCAAGTTCCGTATCTGGTACGAGATCGAGGCCCACGCCTGCGACGCGATGGCCGATCTGGGCGTCATCCCGCGGAAAAATGCAGAGGCCGTCTGGAAAGCCAACAACGTCGAGTTCGACGTCGCCCGCATCGACGAGATCGAGGCGGTCACCAAGCACGATGTCATCGCCTTCCTCACCCACCTGGCCGAACACGTGGGCTCCGACGAGGCCCGCTTCGTCCACCAGGGCATGACCTCCTCGGACGTCCTCGACACCTGCTTCAACATCCAGCTCACCCGCGCCGCCGACATCCTGATCGCCGACATGGAGGGCCTCCTCGCCGCCCTCAAGCGCCGCGCCTTCGAGCACAAGATGACCCTCCGCGTCGGCCGCTCCCACGGCATCCATGCCGAGCCGACCACCATGGGCCTCACCTTCGCCCGCTTCTACGCCGAGATGGAGCGCAACCTCACCCGCCTACGCACCGCCCGCGACGAGGTCGCCACCGGCGCCATCTCCGGCGCCGTCGGCACCTTCGCCAATATCGACCCTCGCGTAGAGGAGCATGTCTGCCAAAAGCTCGGCCTCAAACCCGAGCCCATCAGCACGCAGGTCATCCCCCGCGACCGCCACGCCGCCTTCTTCGCCACCCTCGGCGTCGTCGCCTCCTCGATCGAGAACGTCGCGATCGAGATCCGCCACATGCAGCGCACCGAGGTGCTGGAAGGCGCCGAGTTCTTCTCGATGGGCCAGAAGGGCTCCTCGGCCATGCCGCACAAGAAGAACCCCGTCCTGACCGAAAACCTCACCGGTCTCGCCCGCCTCGTGCGCATGTCGGTCATCCCGGCGATGGAAAACGTGGCCCTCTGGCACGAGCGCGACATTTCCCACTCCTCGGTCGAGCGGATGATCGGCCCCGACGCCACCGTCACCCTCGACTTCGCCCTCGCCCGCCTCACGGGCGTGGTCGACAAGATGATCATCTTCCCGGAAAACATGCTCGAGAACATGAACAAGTTCCCCGGGCTCGTCATGTCCCAACGCGTCCTGCTGGCCCTGACGCAAGCGGGCGTCAGCCGCGAAGACGCCTACGCCATGGTCCAGCGCAACGCGCTCAAGGTCTGGGAACACCGGACCGATTTCAAGGAAGAGCTCCTCGCCGACGAAGAGGTCTGCGCCGCCCTGAGCAAGGAGCAGATCGAGGAAAAGTTCGACATGGACTACCACACCAAGCATGTCGACACGATCTTCCGCCGCGTCTTCGGCGAAAGCTGA
- a CDS encoding DUF6314 family protein, giving the protein MTLGLMNFEGSWQVGRRIENAEGPDARFEGVARFEPDGAGLVYAEEGELQLEGQPPIRGERRYLWRQDADGAIAVFFDDGRDFHRFDPGAEAPGDRHHCAPDVYDVTYDFSGWPEWESRWRVTGPRKDYVMVSRYRR; this is encoded by the coding sequence GTGACACTTGGCCTGATGAATTTCGAGGGCAGCTGGCAGGTCGGGCGGCGGATCGAGAATGCCGAGGGGCCCGATGCGCGGTTCGAGGGCGTGGCGCGGTTCGAGCCGGATGGCGCGGGGCTGGTCTATGCCGAGGAGGGGGAGCTGCAGCTGGAGGGGCAGCCGCCCATCCGGGGGGAACGGCGCTACCTGTGGCGGCAGGACGCGGACGGGGCGATCGCGGTGTTCTTCGATGACGGGCGGGATTTTCACCGGTTCGATCCGGGGGCGGAGGCGCCGGGGGACCGGCACCATTGTGCGCCGGATGTCTATGACGTGACCTATGATTTCAGCGGTTGGCCGGAATGGGAGAGCCGCTGGCGGGTGACCGGGCCGCGGAAGGATTACGTGATGGTTTCGCGGTATCGGCGGTGA
- a CDS encoding heme-dependent oxidative N-demethylase family protein, producing MTEILQSDIPHDVTAPKPLPGIAPLEMAEWLQVDEAFAAQMAERERLLAERRGDVLAVTEAGQGAAAELLEVVLDWLAGNAPAYDVSATQVLRPDGVTVTVDRDDPMGTLGQLVQEDLCILEKQGEEHVLTAAVLCFPASWRLADKIGRPLTTIHVPVPSYDEGIARRVQRLFDGVREGRPLWRFNVLSYAAADLYQPVPRQHQSALGGGPELPFLRSERQSILRLPKTQACVFSIHTYVVRKPAQTA from the coding sequence ATGACCGAGATCCTGCAGAGCGACATTCCCCATGACGTGACCGCGCCGAAGCCCCTGCCGGGGATCGCGCCGCTGGAGATGGCCGAGTGGCTGCAGGTCGACGAGGCCTTTGCGGCGCAAATGGCCGAGCGCGAGAGGCTGCTGGCCGAGCGGCGGGGCGATGTGCTGGCGGTGACGGAGGCCGGGCAGGGGGCGGCGGCGGAGCTTCTGGAGGTGGTTCTCGATTGGCTGGCCGGGAATGCGCCGGCCTATGACGTGTCGGCGACGCAGGTTCTGCGGCCCGACGGGGTGACCGTGACGGTCGACCGGGACGATCCGATGGGCACGCTGGGGCAGCTGGTGCAGGAGGATCTGTGCATCCTGGAAAAGCAGGGGGAGGAGCATGTGCTGACCGCGGCCGTGCTGTGTTTCCCAGCAAGCTGGCGCCTGGCCGACAAGATCGGGCGGCCGCTGACGACGATCCACGTGCCGGTGCCGTCTTATGACGAGGGGATCGCGCGGCGGGTGCAGCGGCTTTTCGACGGGGTGAGGGAAGGGCGGCCGCTTTGGCGATTCAACGTGCTGAGCTATGCGGCGGCCGATCTTTACCAGCCGGTGCCGCGGCAGCATCAATCGGCCCTGGGCGGCGGGCCCGAGTTGCCGTTTCTTCGGTCGGAACGGCAAAGCATCCTGCGCCTTCCGAAGACGCAGGCCTGTGTTTTCTCAATTCATACCTACGTGGTTCGGAAGCCCGCTCAGACGGCCTGA